A single window of Proteiniborus ethanoligenes DNA harbors:
- the atpF gene encoding F0F1 ATP synthase subunit B has translation MDVQINVLPDLVNFSLQIAATIVLFLILRHFLFGPVSGFLNARKEKIAKDIDEAKLQREEANALRLEYESRIDEAKNEARVIVDSAKKRGEELKDQIVVEAKTEASNVLAKAKSDIQREREKTMADLKSEVVQIAMMAAEKVVEKSLDEKAHNDMINKFIDEVGEAQWQN, from the coding sequence ATGGACGTTCAAATTAATGTATTACCAGATCTGGTCAACTTTTCACTACAGATTGCTGCAACAATAGTATTGTTTCTAATATTGAGACACTTTTTATTTGGACCAGTATCAGGCTTTTTGAATGCTAGAAAAGAAAAGATTGCTAAAGACATAGATGAAGCTAAGCTTCAAAGAGAAGAAGCTAATGCCCTAAGACTAGAATATGAATCAAGAATAGATGAAGCTAAAAATGAAGCAAGGGTAATAGTAGACTCTGCAAAGAAAAGAGGAGAAGAGCTTAAGGATCAAATTGTAGTAGAAGCAAAAACTGAAGCTAGTAATGTACTAGCTAAGGCTAAAAGCGACATACAAAGAGAAAGAGAAAAAACTATGGCTGACCTAAAGTCAGAGGTAGTTCAAATAGCTATGATGGCTGCTGAAAAGGTAGTAGAGAAAAGCTTAGACGAAAAGGCTCATAATGATATGATAAACAAGTTTATCGATGAGGTAGGGGAAGCACAATGGCAAAATTAA
- a CDS encoding YwmB family TATA-box binding protein, whose product MKKIKNIISIGLIILLTFINWSYADKEGLKNEDLFIKAFEETGADFFQLNLNFSGTMFEDYKDREELSLIMDYIIKELDLIGLEEKEEAEYEDINTEAFSSCQIVTYGKDKEQGLFTIILYSYLDKEANTGETSIVIDITQEKDYNKLGETTRKIENLYKTYNIKSENTYCIIGTFEAELDMRNVLKKITKALSITNSSKIEGLIENEIISISAYSPDIDRFIYTGNKKMNLNIAMSYNEYEGKTYILMGYPIIAIGY is encoded by the coding sequence ATGAAAAAGATAAAAAATATTATTTCAATTGGACTCATAATACTACTAACATTTATAAATTGGTCATATGCAGACAAGGAAGGTTTAAAAAATGAAGACCTGTTCATAAAGGCCTTTGAAGAAACAGGAGCAGATTTTTTTCAGCTCAACCTTAATTTTAGCGGAACTATGTTCGAAGATTATAAGGATAGGGAAGAACTTAGTTTAATTATGGACTACATAATAAAAGAATTAGATTTAATCGGATTAGAAGAAAAAGAGGAAGCTGAATACGAAGATATAAATACAGAAGCCTTTAGTAGCTGCCAAATAGTCACCTATGGAAAGGACAAGGAGCAAGGCTTATTTACTATAATACTTTATTCATATTTAGATAAAGAAGCAAATACTGGAGAAACAAGTATAGTAATAGACATTACACAAGAAAAAGATTATAATAAACTTGGAGAAACAACAAGAAAAATTGAAAATTTGTATAAAACATACAATATAAAATCAGAAAATACCTATTGCATTATTGGTACATTTGAGGCAGAATTAGATATGAGAAATGTACTAAAAAAAATAACAAAAGCTCTTTCCATAACAAATAGCAGTAAAATAGAAGGTCTAATAGAAAATGAAATAATAAGCATTTCCGCATATTCACCAGATATTGATAGATTTATATATACAGGAAATAAAAAGATGAATTTAAATATTGCTATGAGTTATAATGAATATGAAGGGAAAACATATATACTTATGGGATACCCAATAATTGCAATAGGATACTAA
- the atpD gene encoding F0F1 ATP synthase subunit beta produces MAEKNIGKVVQIIGPVLDIRFSEENLPNLLNAIEIQGQDSKVVAEVAQHIGDDTVRCIAMSSTDGLVRGMEAVDTGSPITIPVGKATLGRLFNVLGETIDEVGAIDTEEHFPIHRPSPSFEEQETATEIFETGIKVIDLIAPYAKGGKIGLFGGAGVGKTVLIQELINNIAKEHGGLSVFSGVGERTREGNDLYYEMKDSGVIDKTALVFGQMNEPPGARMRVALTGLTMAEYFRDVQGQDVLLFIDNIFRFTQAGSEVSALLGRMPSAVGYQPTLATEMGLLQERITSTKKGSITSVQAVYVPADDLTDPAPATTFAHLDATTVLSRAISELGIYPAVDPLDSSSRILDPLVVGEEHYQVAREVQEILQRYKELQDIIAILGMDELSEDDKVTVARARRIQRFLSQPFSVAEQFTGMPGAYVPLKETIRGFKEILEGKHDNLPESAFLFVGTIEEAVEKAKKMGY; encoded by the coding sequence ATGGCCGAAAAAAACATAGGTAAAGTAGTTCAAATAATCGGACCTGTGTTGGATATAAGATTTAGCGAAGAAAATCTGCCAAACCTTCTAAATGCTATAGAAATACAAGGACAAGATTCTAAGGTAGTGGCAGAGGTGGCACAGCACATTGGCGACGATACAGTTAGATGTATTGCCATGTCTTCCACAGATGGCCTTGTTAGAGGCATGGAGGCTGTAGATACAGGAAGCCCTATAACAATTCCTGTAGGAAAGGCTACATTAGGAAGATTATTTAATGTTCTTGGAGAAACAATTGATGAAGTTGGCGCTATAGATACAGAAGAACACTTCCCAATCCATAGACCATCACCATCATTTGAAGAACAAGAAACAGCTACTGAAATATTTGAAACAGGAATAAAAGTTATAGACTTAATAGCACCATATGCAAAAGGTGGTAAAATAGGTCTATTCGGTGGAGCAGGTGTTGGAAAGACAGTTCTTATTCAAGAGCTTATTAACAACATAGCAAAAGAGCACGGTGGATTATCAGTATTCTCCGGTGTTGGAGAGAGAACAAGAGAAGGAAATGACCTATACTATGAAATGAAAGACTCTGGAGTTATAGACAAAACAGCACTAGTATTTGGCCAGATGAATGAACCACCAGGAGCTAGAATGAGAGTTGCATTAACAGGACTTACAATGGCAGAATACTTTAGAGATGTGCAAGGACAGGACGTACTTCTATTTATAGACAATATATTTAGATTTACTCAAGCAGGCTCAGAGGTTTCAGCTTTACTTGGACGTATGCCAAGTGCCGTTGGTTACCAGCCTACATTGGCTACAGAGATGGGACTTCTACAAGAGAGAATCACATCTACTAAGAAAGGCTCAATAACATCAGTTCAGGCTGTATATGTACCTGCAGACGACTTAACAGACCCTGCACCAGCTACTACATTTGCTCACTTGGATGCTACAACAGTTTTATCACGTGCAATATCAGAGCTAGGAATATATCCAGCAGTTGACCCACTAGATTCATCATCTAGAATCCTAGACCCATTAGTTGTAGGAGAAGAGCATTACCAGGTAGCTCGTGAAGTACAAGAAATTCTTCAAAGATACAAAGAGCTTCAAGATATTATAGCTATACTTGGTATGGATGAATTATCTGAGGACGATAAAGTAACAGTTGCACGTGCTAGAAGAATTCAACGTTTCTTATCTCAACCATTTAGTGTTGCAGAGCAATTTACAGGTATGCCAGGAGCATATGTACCACTAAAAGAAACTATTAGAGGCTTTAAGGAAATACTTGAAGGAAAGCATGACAATCTTCCTGAATCAGCATTCTTATTCGTAGGAACAATAGAAGAAGCTGTTGAAAAAGCTAAGAAAATGGGATATTAG
- the atpG gene encoding ATP synthase F1 subunit gamma: MAQAMKDIKRRIRSISSTKQITKAMELVSSAKLRKAREKLERTRPYYQTIVRSIGDILSSTTGIKHPLLEKREVKKRAFIVVTADRGLAGGYNSNAIKLAESNIDDKNNTVLITAGQKGKDYFKRRGYNIVGEFVSISEDPEYADASKIGNLATELYKNGEVDEVNLVYTRFKSVISQEPTILKLLPAENMKEEKTEGSKTLIEYEPSPEEVLDYIIPKYINSAIYGALIESSASEQGARRTAMESATDNAEEMIDDLGLKYNRARQASITQEISEIVGGAEALK; the protein is encoded by the coding sequence ATGGCTCAAGCAATGAAGGATATAAAAAGAAGGATTAGAAGTATTAGCAGTACAAAGCAAATAACAAAGGCTATGGAATTGGTTTCATCAGCAAAGCTTAGAAAAGCTAGGGAAAAGCTCGAAAGAACTAGACCCTACTATCAAACCATAGTTAGAAGCATTGGAGACATTCTTTCTTCTACAACAGGTATAAAACATCCTTTATTGGAAAAACGCGAAGTAAAAAAGCGGGCTTTTATAGTGGTAACTGCTGACAGAGGCTTAGCAGGAGGCTACAACAGTAACGCAATAAAGCTAGCAGAAAGCAATATAGATGATAAAAACAACACTGTTTTAATAACAGCTGGTCAAAAAGGTAAGGATTACTTTAAAAGAAGAGGCTACAATATTGTTGGCGAATTTGTATCCATATCAGAAGACCCAGAGTATGCAGATGCTAGTAAAATAGGCAACCTTGCCACAGAATTATATAAAAATGGTGAGGTTGATGAAGTAAACCTAGTATATACTAGATTTAAAAGCGTTATATCTCAGGAACCGACAATACTTAAGCTTTTACCTGCTGAAAATATGAAAGAAGAAAAAACAGAAGGCTCAAAAACATTAATAGAATATGAGCCATCCCCTGAGGAAGTACTAGATTATATAATACCTAAGTATATAAACAGTGCCATATATGGTGCTTTGATAGAATCTTCAGCTAGTGAGCAAGGAGCGAGAAGAACAGCCATGGAATCTGCAACAGATAATGCAGAAGAAATGATAGACGACCTTGGACTAAAATACAACAGAGCACGTCAAGCATCCATAACTCAGGAAATATCAGAGATCGTAGGCGGAGCAGAAGCGCTTAAATAA
- a CDS encoding F0F1 ATP synthase subunit epsilon, whose protein sequence is MAGFMLEIVTPDRKFFEEEVDMIIVRGVEGELGILKGMSPLVTPLGIGKIQIKQGDKTRTAAVAGGYIEVTKEKSTIVSDACEWPEEIDVERAEEAKKRAEERLARRDNIDVARAEISLKKAVNRINVAEEE, encoded by the coding sequence ATGGCAGGATTTATGCTAGAAATAGTAACTCCTGATAGGAAGTTTTTCGAAGAAGAAGTAGACATGATAATAGTAAGAGGCGTAGAAGGAGAATTAGGTATTCTAAAGGGTATGTCACCCTTAGTAACTCCACTTGGCATAGGAAAGATTCAGATAAAACAAGGCGACAAAACTAGAACAGCAGCAGTGGCAGGTGGATATATAGAAGTAACTAAAGAAAAATCAACTATTGTTTCAGACGCTTGCGAATGGCCTGAAGAAATAGATGTAGAGAGAGCAGAAGAAGCAAAGAAAAGAGCAGAAGAAAGACTAGCAAGAAGAGACAATATAGACGTAGCAAGAGCAGAAATCTCTCTTAAAAAAGCAGTAAACAGAATAAATGTTGCAGAAGAAGAATAA
- a CDS encoding 5'-nucleotidase C-terminal domain-containing protein → MNFKKTRILSLIVTLSMVLGLVFAPIVGVYAEENTIEITIVHTNDTHSRVEAGIGFAKIAAKVKELKEANPNTLLVDAGDTLHGQSFATISKGESIVKVMNAMGYDVMTPGNHDFNYGQDRLLELKELMEFPLIAANVIKTDGSPLLEPFVIKEVGGLKIGIFGLATPETTVKTNPKNVIGLTFKDPVESAKEMVAKLKEEKVDAIIALAHLGIDEESVDTAYKVRDNVEGIDLIIDGHSHTHLDKIDNEEKATKIVQTGEYNNNLGIINLTFKDGKLESIEPTLFSLEAAAELEADADVAALIAEVKKGNEEITSVVVGKTDVVLVGERNNVRGGETNLSNLITAAMLSASEADMAITNGGGIRASIEAGDITMGDIITVLPFGNYVIVKEYTGAQILAALEHGTASYPAAAGSFAQVAGATFTLDLNAEAGSRVKDVKIGGEPLDLGKTYKVATNDFMAAGGDGYEMFKEGALVVELPGLDEILIEYVKELDSIPATANPRMTVIEKEVVEEPTPEPTPTPVEEPKVEVPAGQKYTVKAGDVLWRIAKQFGLAWEKLAEFNSLKNPHLIFPGQEILIP, encoded by the coding sequence ATGAACTTCAAGAAAACAAGAATTCTTAGCTTAATAGTTACACTTTCAATGGTACTAGGACTAGTCTTTGCACCAATAGTAGGAGTTTATGCAGAAGAAAATACAATAGAAATTACAATAGTACATACAAACGATACCCACTCAAGAGTTGAAGCTGGAATAGGATTTGCAAAGATTGCAGCAAAAGTAAAAGAGCTAAAAGAAGCAAATCCAAACACTTTATTAGTTGATGCAGGTGACACACTTCATGGACAAAGCTTTGCTACAATCTCAAAGGGAGAAAGTATAGTTAAGGTTATGAATGCTATGGGATATGATGTAATGACTCCTGGCAACCATGATTTTAACTATGGACAAGACAGATTATTAGAACTTAAAGAATTAATGGAATTTCCATTAATAGCTGCAAATGTTATAAAAACAGATGGTTCTCCATTACTTGAGCCATTTGTAATAAAAGAAGTTGGCGGACTAAAAATAGGTATATTTGGTCTTGCAACCCCAGAGACTACAGTTAAAACAAATCCTAAAAATGTTATAGGATTAACATTTAAAGATCCAGTAGAGTCTGCAAAAGAAATGGTAGCAAAGCTTAAGGAAGAAAAAGTAGATGCTATAATAGCATTGGCACATTTAGGAATTGATGAAGAAAGTGTAGATACAGCTTACAAGGTAAGAGACAATGTAGAAGGAATAGACCTTATAATAGATGGACACAGTCATACACATCTAGACAAAATAGACAATGAAGAAAAAGCTACTAAGATAGTACAAACAGGAGAATACAACAATAACTTAGGTATAATTAACTTAACCTTCAAAGATGGAAAATTAGAAAGTATAGAGCCTACACTATTTAGTTTAGAAGCAGCAGCAGAATTAGAAGCAGATGCTGATGTAGCTGCTCTTATTGCAGAAGTAAAAAAAGGAAATGAAGAAATCACTTCAGTAGTAGTAGGAAAAACAGACGTGGTACTTGTTGGAGAAAGAAACAATGTAAGAGGTGGAGAAACAAACCTTTCAAACCTTATAACAGCTGCAATGCTATCAGCATCAGAAGCTGACATGGCTATAACAAATGGTGGTGGAATAAGAGCTTCAATAGAAGCTGGAGATATCACTATGGGAGATATAATAACAGTTCTTCCATTTGGTAACTATGTTATAGTAAAGGAATATACAGGGGCACAAATATTAGCAGCTCTTGAGCATGGAACAGCTAGTTATCCAGCAGCTGCAGGTTCATTTGCACAGGTAGCAGGTGCAACATTTACTCTAGATTTAAATGCAGAAGCAGGCAGTAGAGTTAAAGACGTTAAAATAGGTGGAGAGCCACTTGACTTAGGTAAAACATACAAGGTAGCTACAAACGACTTCATGGCAGCAGGTGGAGACGGATATGAAATGTTTAAAGAAGGAGCTCTTGTAGTTGAACTACCAGGTCTTGACGAAATCCTGATTGAATATGTTAAGGAGTTAGACTCAATACCAGCAACAGCTAATCCAAGAATGACAGTAATAGAGAAAGAAGTAGTAGAAGAACCAACACCAGAACCAACACCAACTCCAGTAGAAGAGCCAAAGGTAGAAGTACCAGCTGGACAAAAATACACTGTAAAGGCTGGAGACGTACTTTGGAGAATAGCTAAACAATTTGGCTTAGCTTGGGAAAAGCTAGCTGAATTCAACAGCCTAAAGAATCCACATCTAATATTCCCAGGACAAGAAATTTTGATACCATAG
- a CDS encoding F0F1 ATP synthase subunit delta, translating into MAKLIGKRYAEALCEVALELDKLEDFKNEIKSISQVLESEPKLKIIFEHPKLSKDEKKDIINSIFKDKVSQEILNLCYILIDKGREKFVKDISEEYTKLSNEKQGIVEAKAITAISMNEKEMKKLEDELSNKLGKKVLLSNVIDNTIIGGVLVKIGDKVIDASIKGRFEELHKDLNSVRVRIG; encoded by the coding sequence ATGGCAAAATTAATAGGTAAAAGATATGCAGAAGCCTTGTGTGAGGTAGCCCTTGAGCTAGATAAACTAGAAGATTTTAAAAATGAAATCAAGTCAATATCACAGGTACTTGAAAGTGAGCCAAAGCTAAAGATTATATTTGAGCATCCTAAGCTTTCAAAGGATGAGAAAAAAGACATAATAAACTCTATTTTTAAGGATAAAGTTTCTCAAGAAATACTTAACCTATGCTATATACTAATAGATAAAGGTAGAGAAAAGTTTGTAAAGGATATTAGTGAAGAATATACTAAGCTTTCAAATGAAAAGCAAGGAATAGTAGAAGCTAAAGCTATTACTGCGATTTCTATGAATGAAAAAGAAATGAAGAAGCTGGAAGATGAATTATCTAATAAGCTAGGTAAAAAGGTTCTTCTTTCTAATGTTATTGACAATACCATAATAGGTGGAGTTCTTGTAAAAATAGGCGACAAGGTTATAGATGCCAGCATTAAAGGAAGATTTGAAGAACTTCACAAGGATTTAAATAGTGTAAGAGTAAGAATAGGATAG
- the murA gene encoding UDP-N-acetylglucosamine 1-carboxyvinyltransferase encodes MPKIIVEKSPALKGSVKVSGAKNSTLPIIAASLLSQETCTLEDIPALDDVDVISEVLAALGVDINRHNKNILEINSSKITNIEAPYELMRKMRASFLVMGPLLARMGKARISLPGGCAIGTRPIDLHLKGFKALGANIEVGHGYVEAYADKLIGDKIYLDFPSVGATENIMMAATMAKGETIIENAAMEPEIVDLANFLNKMGADIKGAGTNNIRIKGVTELGKTRHSVIPDRIEAGTYMIAAAITGGDVLIENVIPSHIKPIIAKLIEAGIDVEEKEDSVRVIAKNGIKSVDIKTLPYPGFPTDMQSQFMALMSIANGTSVMIETVFENRFMHVDELKRMGANIKIDGRSAIIQGTDKMMGAPVKATDLRAGAALILAGLVSEGHTEISDIYHIDRGYTDIEQKLSNMGAKIYRVE; translated from the coding sequence GTGCCAAAGATTATTGTTGAGAAGAGTCCTGCATTAAAAGGCTCTGTAAAAGTTAGTGGAGCAAAAAACTCTACACTACCAATTATAGCAGCTTCACTTCTTTCGCAAGAAACATGTACACTTGAAGATATTCCAGCTTTAGATGATGTAGATGTAATAAGTGAAGTTCTTGCAGCTTTAGGTGTTGACATAAATAGACATAATAAAAATATTTTAGAGATTAATTCTTCAAAGATAACTAATATTGAAGCACCCTATGAATTAATGAGAAAAATGAGAGCTTCTTTTCTAGTAATGGGACCTTTATTGGCCAGGATGGGTAAAGCAAGAATATCTCTTCCTGGAGGCTGTGCCATAGGTACTAGACCTATAGATTTGCACTTAAAAGGGTTTAAGGCATTAGGAGCAAATATAGAAGTAGGTCATGGCTATGTAGAAGCATATGCAGATAAACTAATTGGAGATAAGATATATCTTGATTTTCCAAGTGTGGGAGCCACAGAAAACATAATGATGGCAGCTACAATGGCAAAGGGAGAAACAATCATAGAAAATGCTGCAATGGAGCCTGAAATAGTAGATTTAGCAAATTTCCTTAATAAAATGGGGGCAGATATAAAGGGCGCAGGTACTAACAATATCAGAATAAAGGGAGTAACAGAGCTAGGCAAGACAAGACACTCAGTAATTCCAGACAGAATAGAGGCAGGAACATATATGATAGCTGCTGCTATAACTGGAGGAGATGTACTTATTGAAAATGTAATACCTAGCCATATTAAACCTATAATTGCAAAGCTAATAGAAGCAGGAATAGATGTAGAGGAAAAAGAAGATAGTGTGAGAGTCATTGCTAAGAATGGCATAAAATCCGTTGATATAAAGACACTTCCTTATCCTGGTTTTCCTACAGATATGCAGTCGCAATTTATGGCACTAATGAGTATAGCCAATGGAACTAGTGTAATGATAGAAACTGTATTTGAAAATAGATTCATGCATGTTGATGAGCTAAAAAGAATGGGAGCAAATATAAAAATTGACGGTAGAAGCGCAATTATACAAGGTACAGATAAGATGATGGGAGCACCTGTAAAAGCTACAGATTTAAGAGCAGGAGCAGCACTTATATTAGCAGGATTAGTATCAGAGGGCCATACAGAAATAAGCGATATATATCATATAGACAGAGGATATACAGACATAGAACAAAAGCTTTCAAATATGGGAGCTAAAATATATAGAGTAGAATAA
- a CDS encoding ATP synthase subunit I, with amino-acid sequence MRTMEGNYQQKIIVRALGLALILSGIFWLLLPNPKEYIYGLIFSTSINVLNFRLMGITLEKAINMPSKNIMPYVVANYFVRYTIYGIMLVVSAVADYISLYTAILGLFMIKIVILSSPIYDIIVDKISKKDKSKRGN; translated from the coding sequence ATGAGAACGATGGAAGGTAATTATCAACAAAAAATAATTGTTAGAGCATTAGGACTTGCCCTTATATTGTCAGGCATATTTTGGCTTCTACTTCCAAACCCTAAAGAGTATATCTATGGCTTGATCTTTAGCACATCAATAAATGTTCTCAACTTTAGACTCATGGGTATTACCTTAGAAAAAGCAATAAACATGCCCTCTAAGAATATTATGCCTTATGTTGTTGCAAATTATTTTGTAAGATATACTATATACGGTATAATGCTAGTAGTATCTGCTGTAGCAGATTATATAAGCTTATATACTGCAATATTAGGTTTATTTATGATTAAAATTGTTATACTTTCTTCTCCAATTTATGATATTATAGTAGATAAGATTTCAAAAAAAGACAAGTCTAAAAGAGGAAATTAA
- the atpB gene encoding F0F1 ATP synthase subunit A — MEPGIKFTMLGNQIYIHDSVVNSWVIVILLSILAIVVNKKIKKANIDDKPSGLLNVMEIFVEAIESLVKTTMGPSRIGFAPFIGTLVLYLACANLFGLIGFTPPTSDYNVTLALAMITFTLIHFFGIKSNGIKGYLKGYFEPFPLLFPINLLGEIATPISLSFRLFGNILSGVIIMSLVYMGLNSISMLITPLVAPVLHVYFDFFSGLIQTFIFAMLTMVYISSKMGDE; from the coding sequence ATGGAACCGGGAATTAAATTTACTATGCTAGGCAATCAAATATATATCCATGATAGTGTAGTTAATTCGTGGGTAATAGTAATTTTGCTGTCAATACTTGCCATTGTAGTAAATAAAAAAATTAAAAAAGCAAATATTGATGATAAGCCCAGTGGATTATTAAATGTTATGGAGATATTTGTTGAGGCCATAGAATCTTTAGTAAAAACTACAATGGGGCCAAGTAGAATAGGATTTGCTCCATTTATAGGAACTCTAGTATTGTACTTAGCGTGTGCTAATCTTTTTGGCCTAATAGGATTCACACCACCTACTTCTGATTATAATGTTACACTAGCTCTAGCAATGATTACCTTTACTTTGATTCATTTCTTTGGTATTAAATCAAATGGAATCAAAGGATATTTAAAAGGTTATTTTGAGCCTTTTCCATTATTATTTCCTATTAACCTATTAGGAGAGATTGCAACACCTATATCACTTTCTTTCCGTTTATTTGGAAATATTTTAAGTGGTGTTATTATAATGTCATTGGTATATATGGGCTTAAATAGTATATCTATGCTCATAACACCATTAGTAGCTCCAGTATTACATGTGTATTTCGATTTCTTCTCGGGGCTGATTCAAACATTTATATTTGCTATGCTTACTATGGTATACATTAGCAGTAAAATGGGAGATGAATAA
- the atpA gene encoding F0F1 ATP synthase subunit alpha, giving the protein MNLRPEEISSIIKEQIKRYEKKLDVVDVGTVIQVGDGIARIHGLESCMSGELLEFPGEVYGMALNLEEDNVGCVLLGSDENIKEGDIVKRTERIVEVPVGDALIGRVVNSLGQPIDGKGPINTDKFRPVESRAPGVIERKSVSAPLQTGIKAIDSMIPIGRGQRELIIGDRQTGKTAIAIDTIINQKGQDVICIYVAIGQKRSTVAQIVNTLESKGAMDYSIVVSATASELAPLQYIAPYAGVAMAEEFMYQGKDVLIIYDDLSKHAVAYRAMSLLLRRPPGREAYPGDVFYLHSRLLERAARLDEKYGGGSITALPIIETLAGDISAYIPTNVISITDGQIFLESELFFSGQRPAVNSGLSVSRVGGAAQIKAMKKVSGGIKLELAQYRELSAFAQFGSELDKETQDRLSHGERIMEILKQPQYSPMPVEKQIMVLYAVTNKYMSDVPLERIKDFEREFLNFMETTYPQVGKKIIETKELTKEIEAELVKGIEEFKKSFA; this is encoded by the coding sequence ATGAATCTTAGACCTGAAGAAATTAGCTCAATTATAAAAGAGCAGATTAAAAGATATGAGAAAAAGCTTGATGTAGTAGATGTAGGTACAGTTATTCAAGTTGGAGACGGTATAGCAAGGATTCATGGACTTGAAAGCTGTATGTCTGGAGAGTTGTTAGAGTTCCCAGGTGAAGTATATGGTATGGCACTTAACCTTGAGGAAGACAACGTAGGTTGCGTTCTTTTAGGCTCTGATGAGAATATCAAAGAAGGCGACATAGTTAAGAGAACAGAAAGAATCGTTGAAGTTCCAGTTGGTGATGCATTAATAGGTAGAGTTGTAAACTCACTTGGTCAGCCTATAGACGGAAAAGGACCTATAAATACAGATAAGTTTAGACCTGTAGAGTCAAGAGCACCTGGAGTTATTGAAAGAAAATCAGTTTCTGCACCATTACAAACTGGTATTAAAGCCATAGACTCTATGATTCCTATAGGAAGAGGACAAAGAGAGCTTATCATAGGTGATAGACAAACAGGTAAAACAGCCATAGCTATAGATACTATAATAAACCAAAAAGGACAGGATGTTATCTGTATATATGTAGCTATAGGACAAAAAAGATCTACAGTAGCTCAGATAGTAAATACACTAGAATCAAAGGGCGCTATGGATTATTCTATCGTAGTTTCTGCAACAGCTAGTGAGCTAGCACCGCTTCAATATATAGCACCTTATGCTGGTGTGGCTATGGCAGAAGAATTTATGTATCAAGGAAAAGATGTGTTGATAATATATGATGACTTGTCTAAACACGCAGTTGCTTATCGTGCAATGTCATTACTACTAAGACGTCCACCAGGACGTGAAGCTTATCCTGGAGACGTATTCTATCTACACTCAAGACTATTAGAAAGAGCTGCAAGATTAGATGAAAAATATGGCGGAGGTTCAATAACTGCACTTCCAATTATAGAAACTCTAGCAGGAGATATATCAGCTTATATACCAACAAACGTAATATCCATAACAGATGGACAGATATTCCTTGAGTCAGAGTTGTTCTTCTCAGGACAAAGACCAGCTGTTAACTCAGGACTTTCCGTATCACGTGTTGGTGGAGCTGCACAGATCAAAGCTATGAAAAAAGTATCCGGAGGTATAAAGCTTGAGCTAGCTCAATATAGAGAGCTATCAGCCTTTGCTCAGTTTGGTTCAGAGCTTGACAAGGAAACTCAAGATAGATTATCCCATGGTGAAAGAATAATGGAGATCTTAAAACAGCCTCAATATAGCCCTATGCCTGTAGAAAAACAGATAATGGTTCTTTATGCTGTTACTAACAAGTATATGTCAGATGTACCACTAGAGAGAATAAAAGACTTTGAAAGAGAATTCCTAAACTTTATGGAAACCACTTATCCACAAGTAGGAAAGAAAATCATAGAAACAAAAGAATTAACTAAAGAAATAGAAGCTGAGCTTGTTAAAGGGATAGAAGAGTTTAAGAAGAGCTTTGCATAG
- the atpE gene encoding ATP synthase F0 subunit C encodes MLQGISSEAFVLGCSAIGAGLALIAGIGPGIGQGIAAGYGAQAVGRQPEAKGDIIQTMLLGQAVAETTGIYGLVIGIILLFVRPLMGAL; translated from the coding sequence ATGTTACAAGGAATTTCAAGTGAAGCTTTTGTATTAGGATGTTCAGCAATAGGAGCAGGTTTAGCACTTATAGCAGGTATAGGTCCTGGAATAGGCCAAGGTATTGCTGCTGGTTATGGTGCACAAGCAGTTGGTAGACAACCAGAGGCAAAGGGAGATATTATCCAAACCATGCTTCTAGGTCAAGCGGTTGCAGAGACAACAGGTATCTACGGACTAGTTATAGGTATTATATTACTATTCGTAAGACCACTAATGGGAGCACTTTAG